In the Leptotrichia sp. oral taxon 223 genome, ATATTTAAAATGGGACTGCAGGCTGTGTTTATTGATCCTTATGCTGGTATTGAGCATATAAATAAATGCTGCGAAATGATTTCTCCCGATGGAATAATTGGAAGCGGGAAGACGCTTTTAAAGGGGTTCTTTTTGAAGGGAATCAGAAAAATTGGTAAAAAAATTAATTATATTAAAATGATGGAAGATTCTGAAAAATTTTCAAAGTATCAAAAAAACGGAAGTCAAAAGGGAAATGAAAAAACTACAAAATTTGAAAAAATTGACGGAAATACACCCGCTCTTATCAGTTTTACAAGCGGGAGTACAGGCTTTCCAAAAATTATTATGAGAACTCACGAATTTTTACTTGGACAGCACAATGTGCTTGAAAAAAATCTAAAATTTGAAAAAGAAACAGCTGTTTATTCTTCATTCCCGATATTTCTTCTTTCACATATGGCAACAGGAACAACTACCTTTATTCCTGATTTGAACTGGCGAAAACCTGTCGAGTCAGATTTTGGGAATATTATTAAGCAAATAACACAAAATAATATACAAAACATCATCTTGCCTCCTGCAATATTTGAGAACATCGTGAAATTTTGCAAAGATGAAAAAATAATGCTTGAAAATGTCCAAAAGGTATACACAGGTGGAGCACCTGTCTTTTACAGCCTTATGAAAAAGGTTAAAGAAGTTTTTACAAATGCTAAAATTATAGCCTTGTATGGAGCGTCAGAGGCTGAACCCATATCAGTATTAAATTTTGAAGACATAACAGAAGAAGATATTGAAAATATGAAAAATGGCGAAGGGCTTCTGGCTGGAAAAATTGTTAATGAAATAGAACTTAAAATAGAAGAATTAGAAAAAACGCCTGAAAAAAATAAAATCCTAAATAATAACAATGTTGAAGATTTTTCAGCATTAAAAGGTGAAATACTTGTAAAAGGAGAAAATGTAGTTAACGGTTACTTAAATGTTGAGAAAAATTCCAATGAAAACTGGCATAAAACAGGAGATATGGGATATATTAACAAAAAAGGGCAACTTATACTGCTTGGAAGGGTTAAAGGGCGAATACAGATTGAAGAAAACATTTATTATCCTTTTACTGTAGAAACTGCTTTTTCATTTTGCAAAAACTTGAAAAAGTCAGTCCTTACTTCCAAAAATAATAAATTATATCTCTTTGCCGAAAGAAATCCTGAATTTAAAGGAAATTTATCTGAGGATAATGAAATTAAAGGGCTAAAAGAAAAATTTGGAATATTTAAAATAATCGAAACTGAAATTCCTATGGATAAAAGGCATAATAGCAAGACGGATTATAAAAGGCTGGAAGAGATAGTTAAAAAAATTTAGAAAGGAAAAGGAAATTTTATGAATAAAGAAGCAAAAGAATTAATTCAGGAAGGATTAAAATTATTTTCATCATACAATAGAGATACTTTAAAAATGTTTTATCGTTCGGCAAAAGAAAACGAAGCGGATCTATCACATCTTGATAAGAAATATCAAACTTATACACGTGCTAAGGCAAAAGGAATGTTTTTTGACTTCGCATTAGGATTTCTTGATGCTGTCGCAAGTGCAGGAAGTCCTGTAATGGTAATAGATAACACAAAATCTGAACGATATAATGAAAAAAAACTA is a window encoding:
- a CDS encoding AMP-binding protein, which codes for MTIIDKIKDLRKQYPDNTALFDLKTGNKITFTQIDTKSDEICSYLIQKGFEKGNKIVVFVPIGIEFYLILTAIFKMGLQAVFIDPYAGIEHINKCCEMISPDGIIGSGKTLLKGFFLKGIRKIGKKINYIKMMEDSEKFSKYQKNGSQKGNEKTTKFEKIDGNTPALISFTSGSTGFPKIIMRTHEFLLGQHNVLEKNLKFEKETAVYSSFPIFLLSHMATGTTTFIPDLNWRKPVESDFGNIIKQITQNNIQNIILPPAIFENIVKFCKDEKIMLENVQKVYTGGAPVFYSLMKKVKEVFTNAKIIALYGASEAEPISVLNFEDITEEDIENMKNGEGLLAGKIVNEIELKIEELEKTPEKNKILNNNNVEDFSALKGEILVKGENVVNGYLNVEKNSNENWHKTGDMGYINKKGQLILLGRVKGRIQIEENIYYPFTVETAFSFCKNLKKSVLTSKNNKLYLFAERNPEFKGNLSEDNEIKGLKEKFGIFKIIETEIPMDKRHNSKTDYKRLEEIVKKI